The following are encoded together in the Humulus lupulus chromosome 5, drHumLupu1.1, whole genome shotgun sequence genome:
- the LOC133834595 gene encoding ethylene-responsive transcription factor CRF4 produces MEQSILCPIKCTEHRSITKKLTRPSKKSSSESSSAVPRTVRISVTDPDATDSSSDEEGEFFIRQRVKRYVHEVNIETSCKPNLVSNVRKRPAVEAGPTCRRPIKTSNTSSSSPTKKFRGVRQRPWGKWAAEIRDPARRVRLWLGTYDTAEEAAMVYDNAAIKLRGPDALTNFVTPSAKENPEPDITGAASLSGYDSGEESRNLSSPTSVLHFRTHSNEEEGQKPILDDFILEPEVVSQPLKQEEEVVAAAAVAAVQECQGETTTNSLPNDLGDYLSFDLPPFEDEFFNFEYSPESTTLFDPSFFLLDDMVIENDSEVSASAGMIQPLPDYIVKEDFSDMFLESSYDTSSGTDSMCQGGDDLFRDILFGSDPLVVL; encoded by the coding sequence ATGGAGCAGAGTATCCTATGTCCGATAAAATGCACAGAGCACCGGAGTATTACCAAAAAGTTAACCAGACCGTCCAAAAAGTCGTCGTCGGAGTCAAGCTCCGCTGTTCCAAGAACCGTACGGATATCCGTTACCGACCCGGATGCGACTGATTCTTCCAGCGATGAAGAAGGAGAGTTCTTTATTCGTCAAAGGGTGAAGCGGTACGTACACGAAGTTAACATCGAGACTAGCTGTAAACCCAATCTAGTCTCTAATGTTCGAAAAAGACCGGCGGTTGAGGCCGGACCCACTTGCCGAAGACCCATCAAAACCTCTAATACTTCTTCTTCGTCTCCGACTAAGAAGTTTAGAGGAGTTCGACAACGGCCGTGGGGCAAATGGGCGGCTGAGATTCGAGATCCAGCGAGACGTGTACGGCTCTGGTTGGGTACATACGACACGGCCGAGGAAGCTGCCATGGTGTACGACAACGCTGCCATCAAGCTTCGTGGACCGGACGCTTTGACCAACTTCGTCACGCCTTCGGCGAAAGAAAATCCGGAGCCGGATATCACCGGAGCAGCGTCGCTATCTGGGTATGATTCGGGCGAAGAGTCGAGAAACCTTTCTTCTCCGACTTCAGTCCTTCATTTCAGAACTCACTCAAACGAAGAAGAAGGTCAAAAGCCGATACTAGACGACTTCATCCTAGAACCAGAAGTAGTGTCTCAACCTCTGAAACAGGAAGAagaagtagtagcagcagcagcagtagcagcggTCCAAGAGTGCCAAGGTGAAACGACAACGAACAGTCTACCAAACGATTTGGGTGATTACTTGTCGTTTGACTTACCTCCGTTCGAGGACGAGTTCTTCAATTTCGAGTACTCCCCAGAATCAACGACACTGTTCGACCCGTCGTTTTTCTTATTAGACGACATGGTGATCGAAAACGACAGCGAAGTCAGTGCATCAGCCGGAATGATTCAACCGTTGCCGGACTATATAGTAAAAGAAGATTTCAGTGACATGTTCCTGGAGTCATCATACGACACGTCGTCCGGCACGGATTCGATGTGCCAAGGTGGAGACGATCTGTTTCGAGATATTTTGTTTGGCTCAGACCCTCTTGTGGTCCTCTGA